In Syngnathus scovelli strain Florida chromosome 10, RoL_Ssco_1.2, whole genome shotgun sequence, the following are encoded in one genomic region:
- the mau2 gene encoding MAU2 chromatid cohesion factor homolog, translating to MASNVEAPERWYLALLGFAEHFRTSSPPKIRLCVHCLQAVFQFKPPQRIEARTHLQLGSVLYHHTKNSDLARSHLEKAWYISQQVPQFEDVKFEAASILSELFCQQNLVDSAKPLLRKAIQISQQTPYWHCRLLFQLAQLHTLEKDLVSACDLLGVGAEYARVVGSEYTRALFLLSKGMLLLMERKLGEVHPLLTLCGTIVENWQGNPIQKESLRVFFLVLQVTHYLDAGQVKSVKPCLKQLQQCIQTISTLHDDEILPSNPADLFHWLPKEHMCVLVYLVTVMHSMQAGYLEKAQKYTDKALMQLEKLKMLDCSPILSTFQVILLEHIIMCRLVTGHKATALQEISQVCQLCQQSPRLFTNHAAQLHTLLGLYCISVNCMDNAEAQFTTALQLTSHQELWTYIVTNLASVYIREGNRHQELYSLLERINPDHNFPVSSHCLRAAAFYIRGLLSFFQGRYNEAKRFLRETLKMSNAEDLNRLTACSLVLLGHIFYVLGNHRESNNMVVPAMQLASKIPDMSVQLWSSALLKDLNKALGNTMDAHEAAQMHQNFSQQLLQDHIAACSLPEHNLISWTDGPPPVQIQAQNGPTTSLASLL from the exons ATGGCGTCAAACGTAGAAGCCCCGGAGCGCTGGTACCTCGCCCTCCTCGGCTTCGCGGAGCATTTCCGAACCTCCAGTCCGCCCAAAATCCGCCTTTGCGTGCATTGTCTCCAGGCTGTGTTCCAGTTCAAGCCGCCACAGAGGATAGAGGCCCGCACGCATCTTCAGCTGGGCTCGGTCCTCTACCACCACACCAAGAACAGCGATCTGGCGCGTAGCCACCTGGAGAAAGCG TGGTACATTTCCCAGCAAGTTCCTCAGTTCGAAGATGTCAAGTTTGAGGCTGCAAGCATCTTATCAGAACTCTTCTGCCAACAG AATTTGGTGGACTCTGCAAAACCTCTTCTGCGCAAGGCCATCCAGATTTCTCAACAAACACCATATTGGCACTGCAGGCTGTTGTTCCAGCTGGCG CAACTTCATACACTGGAGAAGGATTTGGTGTCAGCGTGCGACCTGCTGGGCGTTGGAGCCGAGTATGCCCGCGTGGTGGGATCGGAATACACCAG GGCGTTGTTTCTCCTCAGTAAAGGCATG TTGCTGCTAATGGAGAGGAAGCTGGGTGAGGTTCATCCCTTGCTCACCTTGTGTGGAACCATCGTAGAGAACTGGCAGGGAAACCCTATCCAGAAGGAGTCCCTCAGGGTCTTCTTCCTGGTTCTGCAAGTCACGCACTACCTGGACGCTGGACAG GTGAAGAGTGTGAAGCCGTGTCTGAAGCAGCTGCAGCAGTGCATCCAGACCATCTCGACGCTCCACGACGACGAGATTCTTCCCAGCAACCCCGCCGACCTCTTTCATTGGCTCCCAAAGGAGCACATGTGTGTCCTTGTTTACCTG GTGACGGTGATGCACTCCATGCAGGCGGGTTACCTGGAGAAAGCACAGAAGTACACGGACAAAGCGCTAATGCAACTAGAGAAATTAAAAA TGTTAGACTGCAGCCCCATCCTTTCTACCTTTCAAGTCATTCTACTGGAGCATATCATCATGTGCAGGCTCGTCACAGGCCACAAGGCCACTGCGCTACAGGAG ATCTCGCAAGTGTGTCAGCTTTGCCAACAGTCTCCTAGATTATTCACCAACCACGCTGCCCAGCTCCACACTTTATTA gGCCTCTACTGTATCTCGGTGAACTGCATGGATAATGCAGAGGCACAGTTTACCACGGCCTTGCAG CTCACCTCACACCAGGAGCTGTGGACTTATATCGTCACCAATTTGGCCAGCGTTTATATTCGGGAAGGCAACAGACACCAAGAG TTGTACAGCCTCCTGGAGAGGATAAATCCAGACCACAACTTCCCAGTAAG CTCACACTGCCTCCGCGCCGCTGCTTTCTACATCCGGGGACTGCTGTCCTTCTTCCAAGGCCGCTACAATGAAGCCAA ACGCTTCTTGAGAGAAACCTTGAAGATGTCTAACGCCGAGGACTTGAACAGACTGACTGCTTGCTCGCTGGTTCTGCTGGGCCACATCTTCTATGTGCTGGGCAACCACAGA GAAAGCAACAACATGGTGGTACCGGCCATGCAGCTGGCCAGCAAGATTCCTGACATGTCCGTGCAGCTTTGGTCCTCGGCGTTGTTGAAAG ATTTGAACAAGGCACTTGGGAACACCATGGATGCCCACGAAGCAGCTCAGATGCACCAGAACTTCTCCCAGCAGCTGCTGCAGGACCACATCGCCGCCTGCAGCCTCCCCGAGCACAACCTTATCAGC tGGACTGACGGCCCTCCTCCTGTCCAGATACAAGCCCAGAACGGTCCCACTACCAGTCTTGCAAGCCTGCTATGA